One Erpetoichthys calabaricus chromosome 8, fErpCal1.3, whole genome shotgun sequence DNA segment encodes these proteins:
- the b3gnt7l gene encoding UDP-GlcNAc:betaGal beta-1,3-N-acetylglucosaminyltransferase 7, like has product MEHFLRSRRVFKTLLSLAVAFGTLVMIPKYADLEKRVKQGLTRRSPEWRRPESALVKSVSTVKTGCSKNVSFQEPPEEGPFEAAGYNGAPVDWDVRGVDCSPNPAVMQKNWFLKLDQHFQQFVLYRHCKYYPMLINHPEKCKGDIHLLMVIKSVIEHHDRREAVRQTWGKERNIGDKKIKTLFLLGTPSLDNDAKNLQKLIEFEDKLYGDILQWDFMDTFFNLTLKEVNFLKWFHIYCPRTQFIFKGDDDVFVNPDNLLELLSFRRDSPGMHSLFVGDTIHRAIPIRNRKSKYFIPRELYDKPYPPYVGGGGFLMSGALAQRLFIASADMVLYPIDDVFLGMCLQKVKVTPENHPGFRTFGIMKHKVSPMNNDPCFYKNLLVIHKLNPEELLHMWNSIHDANLICAKKSVLL; this is encoded by the coding sequence ATGGAGCACTTCCTACGGAGCAGGCGTGTGTTCAAGACTTTACTGAGCTTGGCAGTAGCCTTCGGCACCCTGGTGATGATCCCGAAATACGCCGATTTGGAAAAGAGGGTCAAGCAGGGACTAACCCGTCGGAGCCCCGAGTGGAGACGGCCAGAATCCGCTTTAGTGAAAAGCGTCTCGACTGTCAAGACTGGCTGCAGCAAAAACGTTTCTTTCCAGGAGCCTCCCGAGGAAGGTCCATTCGAGGCTGCTGGATACAATGGGGCTCCGGTGGACTGGGATGTTCGCGGTGTGGACTGCAGCCCCAACCCGGCAGTAATGCAGAAGAACTGGTTCTTAAAGCTGGATCAGCATTTTCAGCAGTTTGTCCTCTACAGACACTGCAAATACTACCCGATGCTCATTAACCACCCAGAGAAGTGCAAAGGGGACATTCACCTCTTGATGGTGATAAAGTCCGTCATTGAACACCATGACCGTCGAGAGGCAGTTCGCCAGACTTGGGGTAAAGAAAGAAATATTGGGGATAAAAAGATAAAGACTCTGTTTCTGCTTGGGACACCATCATTGGACAATGATGCAAAAAATCTACAAAAGCTTATTGAGTTTGAGGATAAACTCTATGGGGACATCCTACAGTGGGATTTTATGGATACGTTTTTCAATCTCACACTCAAGGAGGTGAACTTTCTCAAGTGGTTTCATATCTATTGTCCTAGAACTCAGTTTATCTTCAAAGGAGATGATGATGTCTTTGTGAACCCCGATAACCTTCTGGAGTTATTAAGTTTTAGGCGGGACAGCCCTGGGATGCACAGCCTGTTTGTTGGTGACACCATTCACAGAGCTATTCCCATTCGAAACAGAAAGAGTAAATATTTCATACCTAGGGAGCTGTATGATAAGCCATACCCACCGTATGTTGGTGGAGGGGGCTTCCTTATGTCAGGAGCACTGGCTCAGAGACTGTTCATTGCTAGTGCTGATATGGTGCTTTACCCTATCGATGATGTGTTTTTGGGCATGTGCCTTCAGAAAGTGAAAGTCACTCCAGAGAATCACCCTGGGTTCCGGACATTTGGAATAATGAAACATAAAGTCAGCCCCATGAATAATGATCCTTGTTTTTATAAAAACCTGTTGGTGATCCATAAACTGAACCCAGAGGAGCTTCTTCACATGTGGAATTCCATTCATGATGCAAACCTAATTTGTGCcaaaaaaagtgttttactttga